Within the Candidatus Palauibacter australiensis genome, the region TCACACCGTGCACGAATCGGCTCGACCGCTTGCGGGCGGTCCCCGGTATTCACGCATCTCCCATGTACTCGCGGGGTTCCCCGCGGGAGGTACGATTTGACGGTCAACGGCAGACCCGCGGTTTCGTTCGACAAGCTCGCCCGCCCGATGCACATGCCGCACTTCCTGGATGTGCAGCGCGAGGCGTTCGAGCGTCTGCTGCAATCGAAGACGAGGGAAGAGGAGCGTCGGGACCTCGGTCTCGAGCGGGTTTTTCGGGAGATCTTCCCGATTACGGACGTCAACGAGAACTTCTCGCTGGAGTTCGTCAGCTACTCTCTCGGAGATCCGAAGTACGAGGTCGAGGAGTGCATCGAGCGCGACATGACCTACTCCGCGCCGCTGAAGGCGCGGCTCCGGCTGGTCATCTTCGAGACGGTCGGGAAGGACGACGAGAAGCGTCCCGGCGATATCCTCGAGAAGGAAGTCTATCTCGGGGATCTGCCGCTTCTGACGGAGCAGGGAACGTTCGTCGTGAACGGAGCGGAACGGGTCATCGTAAGCCAGCTTCACCGTTCCCCCGGCGTCGTATTCGAGGAGACGCTGCATCCCAACGGCACGCGTCTCTTCTCGTCCCGGATCATCCCGTTCCGCGGATCCTGGGTCGAATTCACCCTCGACATCCACGACGTGATCCACGTTCACATCGACAAGAAGAAGAAATTCCCGGCCACCGCCCTGCTGAGGGCATTCGGCTACGGGCGGGACGTGGACATCCTTGAGTGCTTCTGCCGACGCCGGCTCGTCCGGATCGACGCGCAAGATGATGAGGAGTCATCGGCACACCGCGAGGTCACGGGCACGCTGGTGGCCCGGAGCATCGCGAATCCTGAATTCGGGGAGGATCCCGAGGCGCTGGAACTGCGGGGCTACGAGCCCGCTCCGGACGCGCCGCACTGGCTGGCGAACGATCTTCCGGACGCGGATGGTGGGGAGCCGGTGGCGGCCCTCGGCGACCGGCTCGACGCGGAGTTGGTGCAGCGCATCCTCGACGGGGAAATCACGAGCGTCGAGGTGTTCGAAGGGGAAGATGCCTTCATCGTGCGCCGCGGGGAGCTGTTGAGCGAGGAAGCCCTCGAGCGCCTCGTGCGCGCGGGCGTGTCCGAGGTCGAGGTATTCTCGAGCGCGACCTTCGTCCCGTTGCGCGGGACGTATGAGGATCTCGCGATGCGCCGCGACTGGAGTTCGAGTCCGCAGCTCGCGGCCGATGTCGTCGCCGAAGACACCGGAGAAGTCCTGGCCGAGAATGGGGCACGCTTCGATTCGAGCCTGTTCTCGAAGCTCAAGTCGGAGAAGGCGCGCGAGGCTCTGGTGTTCACGGGCGGTCCCCGCGGAGAGTCACCGCTGCTGCGCAACACGCTCGCGAAGGACCCGACGGCGAGCGAGGCGGCCGCGCTGCACTCCATTTATTCTCTCGTCCGGCCCGGCGAAGCGCCGAACCTGGCAACAGCCCGGGGCGCGCTCGATCGGCTCTTCTTCAACCCCAAGCGATACGACCTGGGTCGGGTGGGACGTCACAAGATCAACCACCGGCTCAAGGACGTGTATCGGCT harbors:
- a CDS encoding DNA-directed RNA polymerase subunit beta, encoding MTVNGRPAVSFDKLARPMHMPHFLDVQREAFERLLQSKTREEERRDLGLERVFREIFPITDVNENFSLEFVSYSLGDPKYEVEECIERDMTYSAPLKARLRLVIFETVGKDDEKRPGDILEKEVYLGDLPLLTEQGTFVVNGAERVIVSQLHRSPGVVFEETLHPNGTRLFSSRIIPFRGSWVEFTLDIHDVIHVHIDKKKKFPATALLRAFGYGRDVDILECFCRRRLVRIDAQDDEESSAHREVTGTLVARSIANPEFGEDPEALELRGYEPAPDAPHWLANDLPDADGGEPVAALGDRLDAELVQRILDGEITSVEVFEGEDAFIVRRGELLSEEALERLVRAGVSEVEVFSSATFVPLRGTYEDLAMRRDWSSSPQLAADVVAEDTGEVLAENGARFDSSLFSKLKSEKAREALVFTGGPRGESPLLRNTLAKDPTASEAAALHSIYSLVRPGEAPNLATARGALDRLFFNPKRYDLGRVGRHKINHRLKDVYRLLGLEIPAGDLVVLDPSDFVAIIRYLVELHEGRGYTDDIDHLGNRRVRSIGELIANQFSVGLSRMARLVRERMSINSDPEKISIDDLVNARTVSAVIQAFFGSSQLSQFMDQTNPLSELTHKRRLSALGPGGLTRERAGFEVRDVHYSHYGRMCPIETPEGPNIGLITSVTTYSRLNELGFLETPYRRVVNERVSQDEIV